A single region of the Liolophura sinensis isolate JHLJ2023 chromosome 9, CUHK_Ljap_v2, whole genome shotgun sequence genome encodes:
- the LOC135474760 gene encoding LOW QUALITY PROTEIN: transmembrane and coiled-coil domain-containing protein 4-like (The sequence of the model RefSeq protein was modified relative to this genomic sequence to represent the inferred CDS: deleted 2 bases in 1 codon): MCNICFCFYFSGSVSVMEQPRNPDSARWLAITEYNCVCEFSFFSNIIIVESQEKASAMANKGEEKVVPAVGVNLTANLSDVSVFSYTGLCVVLLKKYFEDKWHRDFKLKTVHQLEEHLDLPAQVRESMYAILDEEGIEDVDPFVTALLEDPFLQKSGLTIVFDLLILGLKDGKFSSRMRFLIKRVAWNLRVKWEEVEHLELSVVENLSTNQYLMSEEEQKEKASHAKKQRIKRIALISLATIGGGTLIGLTGGLAAPLVAAGAGAIIGGAGAAALGSVAGVAVIGSLFGVAGAGISGYKMKKRVGAVEEFEFEPLIHGGPLQSKDTPSRQLHITIAVTGWLNKDMKDVRKPWKCLMNSNEQYCLRYETEHLLAFGTAFDYILSVAMSMAVQESLKYTVLSGILAAVAWPAALVSAANVIDNPWSVCVQRSVGAGKQLAEVLLAREQGHRPVTLIGYSLGARVIFSCLEELSNRKGCEGIVEDVILLGAPVSGSSKHWEPFGRVVAGKIVNGYCRGDWLLKFLYRTSSVQIKIAGLHPVRWEDRRMCNIDLSDLVTGHMDYLIKLEEILNVIGVRTISSSGHPIKSTSSQSLASPTAKPSSPSKENPAAENNNREPGAISQVAKSDSDVSVGNVPQKAKGQDELAGHTAEVTGNALLQSSNKTALGSQPQKSLEEKFTDLGLENRNDSIRTATEERVYVPPRRSQGAQNSALRYDTENTNP; the protein is encoded by the exons atgtgtaacattTGCTTTTGCTTCTATTTCTCAGGGAGTGTCAGTGTGATGGAACAGCCTAGGAATCCTGATTCTGCTAGATGGTTAGCCATCACTGAATACAATTGTGTTTGTGAATTTTCATTCTTCAGTAATATTATTATTGTAGAATCCCAAGAGAAAGCCTCAGCCATGGCTAATAAGGGAGAGGAAAAAGTAGTTCCCGCTGTTGGGGTGAACTTGACGGCAAACTTGAGTGATGTCTCAGTATTTTCCTATACTGGACTATGTGTTGTTCTGCTGAAGAAATACTTCGAAGACAAATGGCATAG AGATTTCAAGCTGAAGACAGTTCATCAGCTTGAAGAGCATTTAGATCTGCCAGCTCAG GTGCGAGAATCAATGTATGCCATTCTGGATGAAGAAGGAATTGAGGATGTTGACCCATTTGTTACTGCCCTCCTGGAAGACCCATTTTTGCAGAAATCTGGACTCACTATTGTCTTTGATCTTTTGATTCTTGGCTTGAAAGATGGTAAGTTTTCAT CCCGTATGCGTTTCCTGATAAAGAGGGTAGCCTGG AACCTGCGAGTGAAGTGGGAAGAGGTGGAACATCTAGAGCTTAGTGTGGTGGAAAATCTCTCCACCAATCAGTACCTCATGTCAGA AGAGGAGCAGAAAGAGAAAGCAAGTCATGCAAAAAAACAGAGGATAAAGAGGATAGCCCTGATCAGCTTAGCCACTATTGGTGGAGGAACGCTGATAG GTTTAACAGGTGGTTTAGCAGCACCCCTGGTGGCTGCAGGAGCTGGGGCGATCATAGGTGGCGCTGGTGCTGCTGCTCTAGGCTCTGTGGCTGGAGTGGCTGTGATTGGTTCCTTGTTTGGTGTGGCAGGAGCTGGGA TTTCAGGGTATAAAATGAAGAAGAGAGTGGGAGCGGTGGAGGAATTTGAGTTTGAACCCCTCATCCATGGAGGTCCTCTTCAGTCTAAGGACACCCCATCTCGACAACTTCATATCACCATCGCAGTCACTGGCTGGCTGAATAAAGATATGAAAG ATGTGAGGAAGCCGTGGAAGTGTCTGATGAATTCCAACGAGCAGTACTGCCTGCGGTATGAGACAGAGCACCTGCTAGCATTTGGCACAGCCTTTGATTATATTCTCAGTGTGGCCATGTCCATGGCAGTCCAGGAGTCCCTCAAATATACCGTTTTGTCAG GTATCTTGGCTGCAGTGGCTTGGCCAGCTGCCCTTGTGTCTGCTGCTAACGTGATTGATAACCCTTGGAGTGTATGTGTACAGAGGTCAGTGGGTGCAGGCAAGCAGCTTGCAGAAGTGCTGCTCGCACGTGAGCAG GGCCACAGGCCAGTCACACTGATTGGATACAGTTTGGGTGCAAGAGTTATCTTCTCTTGTCTAGAGGAACTTTCCAACAGAAAAG GGTGTGAGGGAATTGTAGAGGATGTGATACTCTTGGGAGCTCCAGTAAGCGGAAGTTCTAAACACTGGGAACCATTTGGTAGAGTGGTTGCAGGAAAAATTGTCAATGGTTACTGCAG AGGAGACTGGTTACTGAAGTTCCTGTACAGGACTTCCTCAGTACAAATTAAAATTGCCGGTCTTCATCCAGTGCGATGGGAAGACAGACGCATGTGTAACATAGATCTCAGTGATTTG GTTACTGGTCATATGGACTACCTGATCAAACTGGAGGAGATCCTGAATGTGATTGGTGTACGAACGATCAGCAGCAGTGGCCACCCTATTAAATCTACATCATCCCAAAGTCTTGCCAGTCCCACAGCCAAACCTAGTTCTCCCAGTAAGGAAAACCCTGCCgcagaaaacaacaacaggGAGCCTGGAGCAATAAGCCAGGTGGCTAAATCTGATTCTGATGTCAGCGTTGGAAATGTTCCCCAGAAAGCTAAAGGTCAGGACGAATTGGCTGGCCACACTGCTGAGGTTACTGGGAACGCTCTGCTTCAGTCGTCAAATAAGACTGCATTAGGGTCACAACCACAGAAGTCTTTAGAGGAGAAGTTTACTGATCTTGGGCTGGAAAACAGAAATGATAGCATAAGGACAGCCACAGAGGAGAGGGTGTATGTACCTCCTAGAAGATCACAAGGTGCACAGAACTCAGCGCTCAGGTATGACACAGAGAACACCAATCCTTGA